A part of Thalassophryne amazonica chromosome 3, fThaAma1.1, whole genome shotgun sequence genomic DNA contains:
- the LOC117507728 gene encoding odorant receptor 131-2-like, whose translation MNLSSYGNMSSVQRFIDSFSGVVTKCVIVLILGLIINFINGTLIHTFRKHEVFYLEPRYILFIHLVVNDIIQLTTSVKLFVFNYISYKINAAFCCFIINIAVLATANTPLNLAVMSLERYIAICLPLRHADLCTIKRTYIVIGWIWAMGLLLALQDLFITVATQPTEFFYSPTLCRRDFLFKQPVIFRDVSYIIYLVSIWMTLFYTYLKVFFAAKTADADAKKARNTIILHSIQLLLCMLTYIYPFLGKAYLFSIPRNDFVQLHFAVYIIVQILPRLISPILYGLRDRTFRQYLKQYLQCTLRVKHQN comes from the exons ATGAATCTGTCATCGTACGGCAACATGTCCAGTGTTCAGCGTTTCATTGATTCTTTCAGTGGAGTTGTGACCAAGTGTGTCATTGTTTTAATTCTTGGCCTGATCATCAACTTTATCAATGGTACTCTGATTCACACATTCAGAAAACACGAG GTGTTCTATTTGGAGCCTCGTTACATCCTATTCATCCACCTGGTGGTGAATGATATCATCCAGCTTACAACATCAGTCAAACTGTTTGTCTTTAATTacatttcctacaaaattaatgcTGCATTCTGCTGCTTTATCATTAACATCGCCGTCTTGGCCACGGCCAACACGCCATTAAATTTAGCCGTTATGTCATTAGAGCGCTACATTGCCATTTGTTTGCCACTCAGACACGCTGACCTCTGCACCATAAAAAGAACATATATTGTGATTGGTTGGATCTGGGCCATGGGTTTACTACTGGCGTTGCAAGATTTGTTCATTACTGTCGCAACACAACCCACAGAATTTTTCTATTCTCCAACTTTGTGTCGAAGAGATTTCCTTTTCAAACAGCCAGTAATCTTCAGAGATGTCTCTTATATAATTTACCTTGTTAGTATTTGGATGACTCTATTTTATACTTATTTAAAGGTTTTCTTTGCTGCTAAAACTGCTGATGCAGATGCAAAGAAAGCCAGAAATACCATCATTCTTCACAGCATTCAGCTACTCCTGTGTATGCTAACTTATATATACCCTTTTTTAGGCAAGGCTTACTTGTTCTCGATCCCTAGAAATGATTTTGTACAACTACACTTTGCTGTCTACATCATCGTCCAGATTCTGCCAAGGCTTATCAGTCCCATTTTGTACGGACTTCGAGACAGAACATTTCGGCAGTATTTGAAGCAGTACTTGCAGTGCACTTTGAGAGTAAAGCATCAGAATTAA